CGGTATCCCCGAGCACACTGGGCCTCTGTCTCTCAAGGAAACCCgaggcggcgacggcaaTTTCCAAGAGCCATACCGCATGTACAATGCCGACGTCTTTGAGTATATTCTTGATAGCCCTATGACTCTCTATGGATCAATCCCTTTCATGCAAGCTCACCGAAAGGATTCTTCCGTCGGTGTCTTCTGGCTTAATGCTGCCGAAACTTGGGTTGACATCGtcaaagccaaaggcagcagcaatccCCTGAGCCTAAACTCTGGCGCCCCAACCAGCACGCAGACCCACTGGATTTCTGAAAGTGGTATCCTTGATGTCTTTGTGCTCTTGGGCCCTACTCCCAAGGATGTCACGAAGAAATATGGTGAGCTGGCCGGATATACCGCTATGCCTCAGGAATTTGCCATCGGTTATCATCAGTGCCGATGGAATTACAtctctgatgatgatgttaaAGACGTTGACAAGCGATTTGACAAATTCAAGATCCCATACGATGTCATTTGGCTGGATATTGAGTATACGGACGGCATCAAATATTTTACCTGGGATCCTCACTCCTTTACTGATCCCATTGGCATGGGCAAGCAACTAGATAGTCATGGCAGGAAGCTCGTGGTCATTATCGATCCACACATCAAGAAGACCGATGGCTACCCGATCAATGAGCAACTCCAGTCTCAGGATCTTGCAGTCCACGATAAGGAAGGCAAAATCTATGATGGCCACTGCTGGCCAGGCCAGTCTAACTGGATTGATTGTTTCAACCCCAAGGCCCGTGAGTGGTGGAAGACTCTATACAAATACGACAAGTTCAAGGGAACGATGGAAAACACTTTTATCTGGAACGATATGAACGAGCCTTCAGTCTTTGACGGACCAGAGACCAGTATGCCTCGAGACAACTTACATCATGACAACTGGGAACATCGGGATGTCCACAACCTGAACGGCATGACCTTTCACCATGCTACCTTTGAGGCTCTCCAAACTCGCAAGAAGGGCGAGCTTCGACGTCCCTTTGTGTTGACTCGATCTTTCTATGCTGGTTCCCAGCGTTTCGGTGCCATGTGGACGGGCGACAACTTAGCAGACTGGGGCCATCTCCAGGGCTCCATTCCCATGGTTCTGAACCAAGGTGTCTCTGGCTTCCCATTTGCCGGAGCCGACGTCGCAGGCTTTTTTGGAGATCCCGAGAAAGATTTGCTCGCCCGCTGGTATCAAGCAGGTGCATTTTATCCCTTCTTCCGCGGCCATGCTCATATCGACGCTCGTCGCCGCGAGCCGTATCTGCTTGGTGAGCCATATACCGCCATTGTTACTGCGGCACTGAGACTGCGGTATTCTCTCCTCCCCTCATGGTACACCATGTTCTTCTACGCAAACCGGGATGGAGACCCCATTCTTCGGCCGATGTTTTGGACACATCCGTCTGAGGAGGGTGGTCTGACCATCGATGACCAATTCTTCGTAGGATCTACTGGTTTGCTTGTTAAGCCAATCGTAGAGAAGGATAAGTTCTCGACCGATATCTGGATTCCCGATGACGAGGTCTACTACGACTACACTACGTATAATGTGGCAAAGACGCAAAAGGGCAAACATGTCACTTATGATGCTCCGCTCGATCGGATACCGATGCTGATGCGAGGTGGCCACATAATCACTCGTCGTGATATCCCTCGCCGTTCGACCAGCGCCATGCGTTTCGATGACTACACCTTGGTCATATCCGTGTCCAAGAATGGCGAAGCTGAAGGAGAGCTGTATGTTGACGACGGCGATTCTTACGAGTATGAGGAAGGCCAATACATCTACCGCAAATTCAGTCTGGACGGCGATGTTCTCACTTCAGTCGACCCGGAAGGACGAGATGCGCGAAAGATCAAGTCTGGCAAGTGGCTCAAGGCCATGCGGGATGTCCACGTCACCAAGATTATCATTGTTGGTGCTCCTGCTTCGTGGAACCGCCAAGAGGTTCAAGTTGAGTCTGAAGGACGCACCTGGTCTGCCACCGTGGAGTACCACGCTGCCGAGAATGGCAGAGCTGCGTTTGCCACTGTCAACGGCGTCCGCGCACGTGTTGGAGAAGACTGGAGCATCAAGTTGGCTTAAGTGACCACAAATGATGACTTTTTTACGATACGACTGATGAAGGGGGGGCACGTTTATGCAAACACTGCGAAGATGCTTTTTGTCGGAAGATATGTAGATGTCCAGACTAAATATTGCATGTTGTATGTAGGGTACGATATAGACGTGGatgaaatggaagagagCGTTGACCGCTGTCGAGCAGAATACTTGGAGACGAGGCATGAAATACCTAGCAAGGCATGGAAAGATCGAATACACCACCGCACATTACATACAAATCATAGCAGCCGACCGGCGGTGTTTTCCGTGCCGGGCTTCATTCAGCTGAGCTAATGGATCAATTGCTGCCATTCACCCATTGGATGACAGCAGAAAAGCACCACTTTCAATTTTTAGACAGTTGGATAAGCTTAATTATTGGTGTGCCGGGTATTAATCTACAGTTTTACGTCTCCAAATCCTTGGCAAATTAGAGAGAGATGCTGCATGAGCAATTAATCTTGCGTTTGGCCGTATCTTTGTGTTACCCATGCCGCCTTTCGGGAATTATGATAGTCCGCGAGCGCACATTCCTCTGCAATAAACGTGTCCAGatcatcatctgctgcaAAATATCTACACCTGCATCAGATACCTGTACTCCAGCACAACGACAATGACGGCATTTTCATCACAAACACGAAATGCTACCGGGTATGCATCTTGCTCGACAGCGTCACTGCTCGGGCTCGGCGATGGTGGCAGCGCCTCAGCCAAAGAGGGGTGGCGCCATTCTTAGCACAAGCCCCAGCCACGGCGTATGGAGCGCAACTTGGGTCTAGAAAGGCCAGTTGCCAGCATGACGGGCAACGAGAAGACGCGGTGAGTTCACGATGGCGCTCCTCCCGGAAACGCGGCAAGGTCCTTGGCATCTGATTCGATCCACCAGCTGCGGTCTTGGTCGACGCGCCCCGCTTAGCGATCCATGGAGAGACCCTTTTCGCACCGCAAATGCTCGAGCGTTTCATCCACAAGCTGGCCCTGGCCCAGCTGTCTCCAGCGGCCAAGCTTTCTCAGCCACCATACCTGCAGCAGCCGGCTTGGCCTGGGGCTAATCGGCAATCGTTTCCCGGCTAGCCAACCACCATCGTCACCCGGGTCCAGGGGCGCACTCAGATTGGTTTGCAGTGACGCCTGGCCACAATTCACGCAATGTACATGCTACGGGCGCATTTACAGCGTCAGCTTTGTGCCGGTGCTGCGACTACTGGTACACAGGTACTACGGGATCGTGCTGACGAaaccccctcccccctcacTCTTTCAGAGTTACGATGGCTTGGGgtgggcagcagccagaCCCTGCGAGTTGCGAgacagatgcagcagatgccagCATCCCGTCCAACCAACGGCCACACCACAGTTTATGGGGAGGCCTCAAGGAGGGGTCCTCGCAGACCCCGCATCGTCACACGCGTCTTGGGACAAAGCGAATGGATTCAATGGCACTGtcgatttttcttttctatatGACTGTATTTACCATCGGTCTCCGTACTGGTTGTTGAGCTGCTcctcagcctgctgctgagcgtgACGCTTGGCCTTCTCGCGGTCAATGAAGTCGAGACCCTTGGTCTCAACCTCACggtcgacgaagaagccaatggcaCCGGCGAGgatctccttggcctgggcGTGCTCGTCAGGGTGGCCTGCACAGTGAAGAGTTAGACAGGTGAACTTTGATATCTGAGTCTGGCAAAGGGGGCCTTTCTCACCATTCTGGGCAACGTGATCCTCGtaggccttggcagcctcgtaagcggcagcgccgccgATGAGCTCGTGAGACCACTTGGCTTCGTGAGGTCGCTGAGTGACCTCCTCGTAGGCCTGAGCCTGATCAGAGCTATCTGTAGCACCAATTAGACGACACCAAACCACGCGTGGCAGCTCTGGAGATGATCATACCGTCGAACCAACCCATTGTGAATGAAGAGAAGTTTTGTGGTATGTGGAtttgtgaagaagagagtttgattcaaaaagaagaagcaaaagaaggtTACAAGTGGGAGCGGCAGAGCTATTTATAAGCTTAGAGCTGCCTCACCGTGCAAGAGGGGTCAACGACCTCGCGACCCTTTGCACATCCAATGATCTACGTGACAACCCCTTACCCCTTGGTCATTCACCCAACGATGCACCCGAGGCTACTGCGTTGTTACTTTGGCAAGTTTCAATGGCGTAGCAGTGTGGATCAAGGGGACTCCATTCGTGGGCTCGCCGTCCGGCTTCCGCCCATTTGGTGATCTGGACTCGCAAGCTCCAGGAGCTATGATAACGCGATTGGTGGCTCCCAGCACATACGTAGTGTGGCAAATGGGTCCCATGAGTCTCCACGCTCAGGAGCTGGC
This portion of the Trichoderma atroviride chromosome 6, complete sequence genome encodes:
- a CDS encoding uncharacterized protein (EggNog:ENOG41); amino-acid sequence: MGWFDDSSDQAQAYEEVTQRPHEAKWSHELIGGAAAYEAAKAYEDHVAQNGHPDEHAQAKEILAGAIGFFVDREVETKGLDFIDREKAKRHAQQQAEEQLNNQYGDRW
- a CDS encoding uncharacterized protein (CAZy:GH31~SECRETED:SignalP(1-30)~BUSCO:EOG092D09R6); protein product: MRLTMGLSQKWTVLFSFLSLFSCLIGPALAVKEHDFKKCDQAGFCKRNRAYADNAASQSSTWVSPYQAIVESPTLKDGQLQAVILKTINANGDTVRLPLTISFLQSGVARVSIDEERRQNKDIELRHNSIARKERYNEAEKWTIVGGLEPDQQAEIVHQEGSQINVKYGPEGKFEAVIRLSPFEIDFRRDGASHIKFNERGLLNVEHWRPKIERPEGEENSTEDESTWWDESFGGNTDSKPRGPESIALDISFHGYEHVYGIPEHTGPLSLKETRGGDGNFQEPYRMYNADVFEYILDSPMTLYGSIPFMQAHRKDSSVGVFWLNAAETWVDIVKAKGSSNPLSLNSGAPTSTQTHWISESGILDVFVLLGPTPKDVTKKYGELAGYTAMPQEFAIGYHQCRWNYISDDDVKDVDKRFDKFKIPYDVIWLDIEYTDGIKYFTWDPHSFTDPIGMGKQLDSHGRKLVVIIDPHIKKTDGYPINEQLQSQDLAVHDKEGKIYDGHCWPGQSNWIDCFNPKAREWWKTLYKYDKFKGTMENTFIWNDMNEPSVFDGPETSMPRDNLHHDNWEHRDVHNLNGMTFHHATFEALQTRKKGELRRPFVLTRSFYAGSQRFGAMWTGDNLADWGHLQGSIPMVLNQGVSGFPFAGADVAGFFGDPEKDLLARWYQAGAFYPFFRGHAHIDARRREPYLLGEPYTAIVTAALRLRYSLLPSWYTMFFYANRDGDPILRPMFWTHPSEEGGLTIDDQFFVGSTGLLVKPIVEKDKFSTDIWIPDDEVYYDYTTYNVAKTQKGKHVTYDAPLDRIPMLMRGGHIITRRDIPRRSTSAMRFDDYTLVISVSKNGEAEGELYVDDGDSYEYEEGQYIYRKFSLDGDVLTSVDPEGRDARKIKSGKWLKAMRDVHVTKIIIVGAPASWNRQEVQVESEGRTWSATVEYHAAENGRAAFATVNGVRARVGEDWSIKLA